ACGAAGCGGATACCGGAGACCCGTGTCCCCATGCCGCGGAGGAGCCCCCGGTCGGGATCGCTCAGCGAGGCTCCCGCAAACGTGCTGCCGTGGGCAGAATACTCCCGGCTGATGACGATCCGGCGCCGGCGGCGGCCGCTTGCGGCGTGATAGAGACGCGCGATCTTGAAAGCGGTGTCGACGGCTTCCGATCCGGTCGGGACGAGCATGACGGTACTGAAATCGCCGGGCAGGATCTCGGTGAGCCTCGCCGCGAGATCCAGCGCGGCCGGCGACGCGGCGTCGGTCAACGGGGCGAAGGCGAGCCGACGGAGGGACTCGGAGACCGCGCCGACCACGTCCGCGCGGCCGTAGCCGACCGTGACCGCCCACAGCCCCGACCGGGCGTCGAGGTAGGAACGCCCACGGTCATCCCAGACCCGGCTGCCCTCTCCCCGAACGAGCAGCAGCGGGCCGCCCTTCCGATGGAGTACCGTCTGGACCTGGCCTTGAAACCAGAGCGGAGCGGAAGACGTCACGAGACCCTCACGCCCTGGCCTTCGAGCGCACCTCTCACAAGCCCTCTGACCAGAGGCGTTTGGGGCCGCGGCGAGGGCTCGGTGTCTCCGCGAACTGGTCGTCTATGGCGGATCGATCATCGATGCGCGAAGACTCCAGGGTTGCGATGGCCGTCGTTGTCTGAGACCATCTGGTATCCTGCACGGGACACGGCGCCACCCTCGACCGGCGAGGCGAGCCATCGCTCCAGCAGGCGGATACACCGGTAGACATCCTCGACGCCGTCCAGATGGTACCGCGCGGCGGTCGGGGAGACGCGGGGTCCGACCTTGACCGTCACCGCGGGATCCGCGAGCGTCTCAAACACGTCTTCGTCCGTCCTATCGTCTCCCGCATAGACGACGCGCGCGCGCCGGGGCCAATCCTCCCCGTACAACCGTGTCAGGATCCAGCGCACCGCGGCGCCCTTGTCCCAGGAGACGTCGGGGCGAATCTCGAGGACGTGCTTCCCCGGACGCAGGACCAGCGTGCCCGAGGGAACCCGGGCGACCTCCTCGTGAACGGCGATGCGCACGCCTTCGGTGAACCGGTGAGGGGTCTGGCGGTAGTGGACCGCGGCGGTGAGGCCCTTGTCTTCGACCCAGGCGCCGGGGATCCCCCGCAGGCGCTGCTGCAGCCGCCGGCTGCACGCGGCGATGATCTCGCGCGCCTGATCCGCTTCGGGGTGGGTCCACGTCCACCCCGGCCCGGCGATCTCGAGGCCGTGGTTCCCCGCGTAAACGATCCCGTCGAGGCCGACACGAAGACGAATGTCACCGAGCGCGCGCCCGCTCACGATGCCGATCGCTGCTCGGGGATTGAGGGCGATCTGCGCGAGGGCGGTCCTCACGTCGCCGGGAAGCGCCACGGCATCAGGAGTATCGGCGAACCCCGCGAGGGTCCCGTCGAAATCGGCCAGCAGGGCGATCGGGTCCTCACCCACGATCCGGGCCCGGACCTCCTCGACGGCGTCGAACAACCGCCTGGGGGCGACGCGACCGGCGATCAGATGCGCCGCCGCTTGAAGATGCTGCGCGACCCAGTGGAAAATATCGTGTTCGGCAAGATAGGTGCGAAGGTGCTCCATGCGCCGGCGCCGCTCCTCGAGCGGCACCGCGAGCCCCCTGGGAATCGCATCGGCGCAGCCATCGAGATCGTAAGGATTGATGGGGATGGCCCACGACAGCTCGTCTCGAGCGCCGGTCAGTTCGCTGAGCAGCAAGGCGCCCCGGCCGTCGACCTGGCAGGCGATGAACTCCTTGGCCACAAGATTCATGCCGTCCTGGAGGGAGCTGACGATACAGAGGTCGGCCATGCGATAGAGTGCCGCCATGCCGGCCGGGGGAAGGGGGGCCGGCAGCGAGATGACCGGCTGCCAGTCGGGTGTCCCGTATGCCTGGTTGAGGCGCTCGACCGTGTGCTCGACCTGCGCCTGCAGATCCCGATAGGCTTTGATCCGGGTCCGGCTCGGCGCGGTCTTCTGGATGAACACGATGCGCGACCGATACTCCGGATGCCGCTTGAAGAACAGGTCGATCGCCTGGAGCCGTTCCGGAATCCCCTTCGTGTAGTCGAGGCGGTCGACGCTCACCACGACGGAGCGACCGTCCAATCGAAGCCGCCGCCGCAGCCGGGCCATCCAGCGCTCGCAGCGGGTCGATCGCGCCGTCTCCTCCAACCCGGCGACGTCGATGCTGATGGGGAAGGCCTCCACCTCGATCATCCGTCCGTCGTATTCGACGACCCCGTCGTCGACATGCGCCCCGAGCTCACGCTCGACGCACTCCAGGAAATGCTCGACGTGGCGGGGATGCTGAAACGCGACCAGGTCGTTGGCGAGCAGGCCGTCGAGCAGTTCCGCCCGTTGCGGGCAGATCCGAAACACGTCCCACGCGGGCCAGGGGATGTGCCAGAACTGCATGAGAAACAGCTCCGGACGCAGCCGCCGAATCTCGCGCGGGCAGAGGGCCAGATGATAGTCATGGATCCAGACCACGGCGTCGGCGGCCGCCTCGGCCTGCACCGCCTCGGCGAACCGGTGATTGGCCGCTTTGTACGACGCCCAGTATCGGGCGCGGAACCGCGCCTGCTCCATCGCCATGTGGCAGAGCGGCCACAGCGCTTGGTTGGCGTACCCATAGTAGGATCCCTCGATCTCGGCGCGGGAGAGAGCGATGCGCTTGAGCGTGTACCGCGGCGCGTCTGGAGGAACACCGACCCGAGCCTGGGAATCCGTGACGTCAAAATCCGCCTCGCCATCCCCCCAGGCAATCCAGGTCCCCCCGATCTCCTGCATCACCGGATCGAGCGCAGCCACCAACCCGCCGACGGGCCGGATGACCTCAGGGCCGGTTGGGCCCTTCTTGTGGACGTAGGGCTCCCGGTTGCTCACGATGATCAGTTGCCGTCCCGGCAGCGTCTCGCGCATTCGCTGCAAGACATCACGGGTCACCATCCGGCCAGCACCTCCCATGAGCGTGAACCCGGAAAGAAAATCGCCCGGAGAAGGTCTCCGGGCGATTCCCGGGCCACCCTCTCTCTCGTTCGCCTACGGGGTTAGCTGACGGGCTCGGGTCGAGAGCTACCTTACTCGCGAAGTTCGCGAGATCCGCCCCACTGCTCTGGATCCCCCGCTCCCTGCGCCGCAGAGATTCGGCAGACCGTTCAGGGCATGCCTCAGATATTTCGTTACCTATGGTTTTACCCGGGCGCGCGCATTCCCAAACCACGCCCTGCGATCGCGATGCCGGCGGTGAATTTCGGGGGCGAATTTCGGGTATGATCTCTACGTGGCGGCACGATCACCAGGGAGTAGCGAGATGCGCTATGTCGTGGCAGCACTGATCGTCGCGCTCGTCCCGCTGCAGAGTCTC
The sequence above is a segment of the bacterium genome. Coding sequences within it:
- a CDS encoding bifunctional alpha,alpha-trehalose-phosphate synthase (UDP-forming)/trehalose-phosphatase, which produces MVTRDVLQRMRETLPGRQLIIVSNREPYVHKKGPTGPEVIRPVGGLVAALDPVMQEIGGTWIAWGDGEADFDVTDSQARVGVPPDAPRYTLKRIALSRAEIEGSYYGYANQALWPLCHMAMEQARFRARYWASYKAANHRFAEAVQAEAAADAVVWIHDYHLALCPREIRRLRPELFLMQFWHIPWPAWDVFRICPQRAELLDGLLANDLVAFQHPRHVEHFLECVERELGAHVDDGVVEYDGRMIEVEAFPISIDVAGLEETARSTRCERWMARLRRRLRLDGRSVVVSVDRLDYTKGIPERLQAIDLFFKRHPEYRSRIVFIQKTAPSRTRIKAYRDLQAQVEHTVERLNQAYGTPDWQPVISLPAPLPPAGMAALYRMADLCIVSSLQDGMNLVAKEFIACQVDGRGALLLSELTGARDELSWAIPINPYDLDGCADAIPRGLAVPLEERRRRMEHLRTYLAEHDIFHWVAQHLQAAAHLIAGRVAPRRLFDAVEEVRARIVGEDPIALLADFDGTLAGFADTPDAVALPGDVRTALAQIALNPRAAIGIVSGRALGDIRLRVGLDGIVYAGNHGLEIAGPGWTWTHPEADQAREIIAACSRRLQQRLRGIPGAWVEDKGLTAAVHYRQTPHRFTEGVRIAVHEEVARVPSGTLVLRPGKHVLEIRPDVSWDKGAAVRWILTRLYGEDWPRRARVVYAGDDRTDEDVFETLADPAVTVKVGPRVSPTAARYHLDGVEDVYRCIRLLERWLASPVEGGAVSRAGYQMVSDNDGHRNPGVFAHR